The genome window TAGTGGCGTTAATTTTTACTCTTGGTTGGTTTGGCGTTGATGCTCTACCGCTCGTGACCAGCCGCATGTATAGCTTTGTCAACGGGTATGTTTTCTTAGCCGTGCCCATGTTTGTTCTCATGGCAGCCCTGCTCGATCGCTCAGGTATCGCTGTTGATTTATTCGACGCCATGAAGAAGGCCGCGCGTAAAATACGCGGAGGCGTAGCCGTTCAAACCTTAGTCGTTGCTGTAATTCTAGCGTCTATGTCCGGTGTCATCGGCGGAGAAACCGTTCTTTTAGGTATTTTAGCCTTACCGCAAATGTTACGTTTAGGCTATAACCGTAAGCTCGCTATTGGTACAACCTGTGCCGGTGGTGCGCTTGGTACCATGATGCCTCCAAGCATTGTGTTGATTATCTACGGCATGACCGCCAGCGTGTCGATAGGTGACTTGTTTAAAGCGGCTTTTTTACCGGCAGCTATCCTCGCGCTATTTTATGTCGCTTACGTACTAATCCGTTGCTGGATGGACCCTTCTTTAGCGCCGCTACCGTCGGATGAAATGCAAAAAGAAGATGACGCCAAACAAACGAATTACTTCAAAGCGCTATTTTTCCCAGGTCTAACGGTCGCCATCGTTCTGGGCAGCATTTACACCGGTGTCGCGTCAGTCACCGAAGCCTCTGCACTGGGTGTTGTTGGCATTATGCTCAGCGCGCTGATTCGTGGCGAACTTAATGTCCAGATGCTCAAAGATAGCGCCAAATCGACTATGCAAACCTGCGGTATGATCATGTGGATTGGTATCGGTGCTAGCGCACTAGTCGGCGTATACAACTTGATGGGCGGCATCGACTTTGTCGAAAGCGTCATCCTGTCGCTGAGTAACGGTCATGTTATGGGCACCGTATTAATCATGATGGTGATTTTGCTGATTTTGGGCATGTTCCTTGATTGGGTGGGTGTTGCGTTACTCACTATGCCTATCTTTGTACCCATTATCGTCGGCCTCGGCTTAGACCCTATCTGGTTTGGTGTGGTGTTTTGCTTGAACATGCAGGTGTCTTTTTTATCACCTCCATTTGGCCCAGCGGCGTTTTACCTTAAGTCGGTGGCTCCCAAAGATATCAGCTTGGGTGAGATATTCTCTGCCCTGCTACCGTTCATTGCGTTGCAGATCATAGTGCTTGCGCTGGTTATCGCCTTTCCGCAACTGTCTTTGTGGTGGAAATAAGCGATGAATAAGCAAAAGATAATTGTGATGGGCGTATCGGGTTGCGGTAAATCCTTGATCGGATCATTGCTGGCTGAGCACTTGGGCCTATCATTTTATGATGGAGATGATTTTCACCCCCCTGAGAACGTGGAAAAAATGCGCCAAGGCACTCCACTCAATGACCATGATCGTCGTGAGTGGCTACACACTCTCAATCAGTTAATTACTAGCAAGCCGAATGCGGTTGTGGCGTGCTCTGGACTTAAGCCCCAGTATCGTGAGCTGTTACGTCAGGGCAATGAGGCCACGTTAATTTACTTAAAAGGCGATATCGATACGATTTGGAAACGTCATCAACAACGCGAAGGCCATTATTTTAACGGTCGAGGCATGTTGGAGAGCCAGTTTGGAGATCTCATCGAGCCACTAACCGATGAAGCGGTTCATATCGATATCGATCAACCTGTAGAGGACGTGCTCAATGATATTCTTAAAGCACTGGACGACCCGTTAGCACACCCCACAAGATCTTGATCTAAGATACGCTCCCCATGAATAGATTATGGGGAGCTTTGATCTAACGCTCCGTTTATGAGCGCTTAAACGTTTCTACGCCATCAGGAGTACTCATCAATACGACATCAGCACCACGATTAGCAAACAAACCATTCGTCACTACCCCTACCACGTTATTTAAAACGCGCTCTAACTCTTTAGGGTTAACGATCGACAAATCATGCACATCGAGAATCTCGTTCCCGTTATCTGTTACGACACCTTCACGATAAACCGGAGCGCCATCAAGCTTTACTATTTCTCGTGCTACATAGGAGCGCGACATCGGGATCACCTCGATAGGTAACGGGAAGCCACCTAAAATATCCACCTGCTTTGACGAGTCGACAATACACACAAATTCACGAGAGGCCGCTGCAACAATCTTTTCTCGCGTTAACGCAGCGCCACCGCCTTTAATGAGATTTAAGTGCGGATCAAACTCATCAGCGCCATCAATATAAACATCAAGCTGCCCAGCCGTATTAAGATCCAAGACCTCGATGCCATGAGCTTCCAAACGCTTTGCCGTCTCATCTGAGCTTGCCACGGCACTGGCAAAAAGATGTTTAATCTTTGCTAACTCATCAATAAAAAAGTTAGCTGTTGACCCTGTTCCTACGCCGACAATGGAATCATCATTGAGCTTGGGACGGATATACTCGATGGCCGCTTGTGCTACAGCTAGCTTCATTTCATCTTGAGTCATGGTTTTACCCTAATTATTCATAAATATGGCCAAATTATACGCAGCATTTGCCCTCGCTTGTAGACGAATTGCAACACAGCGAGTAGCATTTCTGCCTCTCCTTGCTAAATACTCACATTTACCGCTTAGCAAGACACTTGCAGATCTAATCCTATTGAAAAATTAGTTAACAACATGGCTCACCGATACATCAAAAAAATACTCGAAGCTCGCGTCTATGACGTCGCTGTCGAAACCCCTCTTGATGAGGCTCGTGGTCTTTCAGAAAGGCTTAATAACCGTGTGCTTCTTAAGCGCGAAGACTTACAGCCGGTGTTCTCATTCAAGATTCGCGGCGCTTATAACAAAATGCGTCAGTTAACTGAAGAACAACTGGCCTGTGGTGTTGTAGCTGCTTCAGCGGGTAACCATGCGCAAGGCTTAGCCATGGCGGCTAAAAAAATGGGGGTAAAAGCCACCATTGTAATGCCCAAAACGACTCCGGAGCTAAAGGTCAACAATGTTCGCCGTTTAGGTGGCAAAGTTGTACTGCACGGCGACGCCTATGATGATGCCTCAGCCTACGCTAAAGCCTTAGTTGCCGAGAAAGGCATGACCTATGTACACCCCTTTGACGACCCAGACGTTATTGCCGGCCAAGGCACAATAGCTATGGAAATTCTTCGTCAAGAGTCAGGGCCGATTGACGCTATTTTCGTACCGGTTGGCGGCGGCGGCTTGATTGCAGGTATTGCGGCTTATGTGAAATACCTGCGCCCAGAAACAAAAGTTATTGGCGTAGAGCCCAGCGAAGCCGCTTGTTTGCATGCCGCTCTGGCAGCTGGTAGCCGAGTCGTGCTACCACAAGTTGGCATTTTTGCTGACGGCGTGGCCGTTGCTCAAATTGGTGAAAATACCTTTGAACTGGCCCGTGAATATGTCGATGAAGTGATCTGCGTATCAACTGACGAAATCTGCGCGGCTATAAAAGATATTTACGACGATACCCGCTCCATTTGTGAGCCCGCTGGAGCATTGGGTATTGCGGGTATGAAAAAATATGTGGCCCGCGAGCAATGCAGCAACCAAACACTGATTGCCATCGACTCTGGCGCAAACGTGAACTTTGACCGTTTACGCCACATTGCAGAGCGCTCTGAGCTTGGAGAAAAGCGCGAAGTCATCGTCGCCGCTAAAATCCCAGAAAAGCCAGGTAGCTTTAAAAAGTTTTGCACGGCGTTAGGTAAACGTAACATCACTGAATTTAACTATCGCTACAGTAATGACGATACCGCTGTCGTATTTGCTGGCATTCAGGTTAAACCTAACAATGACGGCCGCGATGAGCTATTGGCTGAAATTCGAGAGCACTTAGACGAAGTCATTGACCTAACCGATGACGAAACCGCCAAACTACACGTGCGTTATATGGTCGGAGGCCATGCCCCCGAAGCCGTCGACAACGAAGTGGTTTATCGCTTTGAGTTCCCTGAACGACCTGGCGCGTTGATGAAGTTTCTAACCAAACTAGGCGGCCGTTGGAATATTTCCATGTTCCATTACCGCAACCATGGCGCGGCAGCCGGTCGTGTTTTAGTAGGAATGCAAGTGCCTGCGCAAGAGCATAGCCAAGTCCAAGCGTTTCTGGATGAAATCGGTTATGAATACTGGGACGAAACAGACAACGCGTCCTATCAACTTTTCTTAGGCTAGACCTTACAGCGGATATCAGCGGCGCATAACTGATATCCGCATGTAACGGCATTGATACTCAAACAACCTGAAAGTAGCATTAAGGCGCTCCTGTTTTTGAACTACCGTAGTTCTCACGGCTAACAATAAAAACAGGCAGAACCGGCTATGATGCATCTCACACGTCAACTCACCGCCATCAGTGGTCTTTGTTTAACGCTATCAACTCCCGCTATTGCAGACCTATCCGGCACCCAAACAATACAGTTGCTCGATAAAGACAACAGTGCTCACACCATAGGAAGCATCACATTCACTCACGAAGGCGAACAAACCCAGTATCAATTACATATTGATCATAGCCAGTTCACCGATTACTTCCTTTCTATGAAGGAGATGAAATGCTTAGAAGGCCCAGAACTATGGTGCCATCTGCCATATCCCTACCCATCACCTCGTACCATTAGCCCAGACAACACCCAATGGCTATCGCACGATTTACTCTTTATGTTTAAAAAGCCAAATGAATTTGGAGCGAATTTCTGGAACGGGATTTATTACGAATTTACAGTGACGGATGAAGGTTTAGTTGGACGAGCACGCGCAGTGGATTTAAATGAGCTGGCCGCCCCGCCCGACGACTTAGGCATACCGCCTTTTGCACCGATGACGTTAGAAGACATCGATGAAGGGCAGCGCTGGTTGCCGTCTGCTGTTATTCGTTAACCAGCCTTAGTGGGGACTTCCGGCGAGTGATCGTGTTCGCCAAAGAACGCTTTCAGTGTAAACAAAGTCAGCGACACAATCCCCCATAGCAGGCCTAAAACAACACCAGCATCGATAATTCCACGCCAAGGCTGCGGCACATGATGCACCACTTGGATGATGATGAGAATGCCTATAGTCAGCGTAAAGGTAACTATCTTACGGCGTCTTTCGCTGTGGAAAAACCCCATACAAAAGAGCGGAGCAAGCAATACGCGCACTGGAGTAATGTTATTAGATAGGTATCTAATGCGAGCCGCCACACGAGGCGAAAAACCTTTTTGAAAGCCTTTATACCCTTCGGCAAACCCCATAAAAACCACACTAAACAGCAGAGCCAACCAATGATACCAATGCAGTGTTTGTGTCGTAAGCTGCAAAGCCATAGGGCCTAAGCGATAAATAGCGCTAGCGAAGATCAGACAAATGCCCGCATACCCCCACATGGCTGCAAACGTCCCCAACATAGCTACCTCAATACGTAAACAAACAAAAGCGAAGCGGTATTATAAGGGATCAATGAACAAAATCGAGATAAAAAAAAGCCGCCCAATGGGCGGCGAAGTGCACTTTTACACTAATTAATCAGGGGAGAGGGCTGGCTCCCCCAGCCAGGATTCGTTAAGCCTAACTCGCTTAGTAACCTTTTAGCTTGTCGATATATTCCGGCAAGAACAATGAAATCTCTGGAACATACGTAATTAATCCCAAGAAGCCTAACAACAAGCACAACCACGGTAGGCAGGCTTTGATTACCCAGATCATGTTCTGACCCGTGATACCTGCTGTAACAAAGAGATTGAGCCCCACCGGCGGTGTCAGCATACCGATCTCCATGTTAACCACCATGATGATACCTAGGTGGATAGGGTCGATACCCAACTGCATAGCAATAGGGAACAGAATCGGTGCCATGATCAACAGGATAGCCGAAGGCTCCATGAAGTTACCGGCTGCTAATAGCAGTAAGTTCATGATGATTAAAAAGCCCCACGCAGGCAGTCCCCAGCTCACAATCGCTTCTGCAATATGATGAGGAATACGCTCAGTGGTCAATACGTGAGCAAACAACATTGCATTCGCAATGATGAATAGCAGCATTAACGACACTTTGGATGCGTCTAGAATGACCTTACGTACTTCAGGGTCGAATGCAGATTTAGGGAAAGCTAATAGCATCTGACCTATGTTACGCACGATAGCTGAGGGCATTGCTTCACCTTCATTACGCCATGCCACATTGCGCAATGGACCTATGTCTCGGTACCCCATAACAGCAATAAAGTAACCGTATACAGCGGCCACAGCGGCAGCCTCTGTTGGCGACGCTATACCTCCGTAAATAGAGCCCAATACGATGATGATCAGCATTAAGCCACCCAGCGCAATAAGGCCTGAACGAGCTAACGCACCAAAACCTGGAAACGGCTGAGAAGGCAAACCTTTAATACGCGCCACAATGTAAATGGCAATCATCAAGATCAAACCCATCATCAAACCGGGGATAAAACCCGCCATGAACATGCGAGATGCTGAAACTTCAGTCGCCGCTGCGTATACCAGCATAACGATAGACGGTGGAATCAAAATACCCAGCGTACCGGCGTTAGCAATAACGCCCGCCGCAAACGATTGTGGATAACCAGAGCGCACCATGCCCGCGATACAGATCGTACCAATTGCAGCAACCGTTGCTGGCGATGAACCGGATACAGCCGCAAACAACATACAAGCAAGAACCGATGCCATTGCCAAGCCGCCACGAATGTGGCCCACCGAATTCACTGCAAAGTTAATCAAACGCTTAGCGACACCGCCCGTCGATAAGAAAGCCGAT of Neptunomonas phycophila contains these proteins:
- a CDS encoding TRAP transporter large permease, which encodes MFDLSSLGIGLGSLAMLVLLIGLLLTGMQLAFVTGLVALIFTLGWFGVDALPLVTSRMYSFVNGYVFLAVPMFVLMAALLDRSGIAVDLFDAMKKAARKIRGGVAVQTLVVAVILASMSGVIGGETVLLGILALPQMLRLGYNRKLAIGTTCAGGALGTMMPPSIVLIIYGMTASVSIGDLFKAAFLPAAILALFYVAYVLIRCWMDPSLAPLPSDEMQKEDDAKQTNYFKALFFPGLTVAIVLGSIYTGVASVTEASALGVVGIMLSALIRGELNVQMLKDSAKSTMQTCGMIMWIGIGASALVGVYNLMGGIDFVESVILSLSNGHVMGTVLIMMVILLILGMFLDWVGVALLTMPIFVPIIVGLGLDPIWFGVVFCLNMQVSFLSPPFGPAAFYLKSVAPKDISLGEIFSALLPFIALQIIVLALVIAFPQLSLWWK
- a CDS encoding gluconokinase: MNKQKIIVMGVSGCGKSLIGSLLAEHLGLSFYDGDDFHPPENVEKMRQGTPLNDHDRREWLHTLNQLITSKPNAVVACSGLKPQYRELLRQGNEATLIYLKGDIDTIWKRHQQREGHYFNGRGMLESQFGDLIEPLTDEAVHIDIDQPVEDVLNDILKALDDPLAHPTRS
- the rpiA gene encoding ribose-5-phosphate isomerase RpiA, with product MTQDEMKLAVAQAAIEYIRPKLNDDSIVGVGTGSTANFFIDELAKIKHLFASAVASSDETAKRLEAHGIEVLDLNTAGQLDVYIDGADEFDPHLNLIKGGGAALTREKIVAAASREFVCIVDSSKQVDILGGFPLPIEVIPMSRSYVAREIVKLDGAPVYREGVVTDNGNEILDVHDLSIVNPKELERVLNNVVGVVTNGLFANRGADVVLMSTPDGVETFKRS
- the ilvA gene encoding threonine ammonia-lyase, biosynthetic, producing MAHRYIKKILEARVYDVAVETPLDEARGLSERLNNRVLLKREDLQPVFSFKIRGAYNKMRQLTEEQLACGVVAASAGNHAQGLAMAAKKMGVKATIVMPKTTPELKVNNVRRLGGKVVLHGDAYDDASAYAKALVAEKGMTYVHPFDDPDVIAGQGTIAMEILRQESGPIDAIFVPVGGGGLIAGIAAYVKYLRPETKVIGVEPSEAACLHAALAAGSRVVLPQVGIFADGVAVAQIGENTFELAREYVDEVICVSTDEICAAIKDIYDDTRSICEPAGALGIAGMKKYVAREQCSNQTLIAIDSGANVNFDRLRHIAERSELGEKREVIVAAKIPEKPGSFKKFCTALGKRNITEFNYRYSNDDTAVVFAGIQVKPNNDGRDELLAEIREHLDEVIDLTDDETAKLHVRYMVGGHAPEAVDNEVVYRFEFPERPGALMKFLTKLGGRWNISMFHYRNHGAAAGRVLVGMQVPAQEHSQVQAFLDEIGYEYWDETDNASYQLFLG
- a CDS encoding TRAP transporter large permease; its protein translation is MTIAVLFTVLFGCMFIGMPIAIALGLSSITTILLFSNDSLASVALKLFEATSEHYTLLAIPFFILSSAFLSTGGVAKRLINFAVNSVGHIRGGLAMASVLACMLFAAVSGSSPATVAAIGTICIAGMVRSGYPQSFAAGVIANAGTLGILIPPSIVMLVYAAATEVSASRMFMAGFIPGLMMGLILMIAIYIVARIKGLPSQPFPGFGALARSGLIALGGLMLIIIVLGSIYGGIASPTEAAAVAAVYGYFIAVMGYRDIGPLRNVAWRNEGEAMPSAIVRNIGQMLLAFPKSAFDPEVRKVILDASKVSLMLLFIIANAMLFAHVLTTERIPHHIAEAIVSWGLPAWGFLIIMNLLLLAAGNFMEPSAILLIMAPILFPIAMQLGIDPIHLGIIMVVNMEIGMLTPPVGLNLFVTAGITGQNMIWVIKACLPWLCLLLGFLGLITYVPEISLFLPEYIDKLKGY